Proteins found in one Canis lupus baileyi chromosome 18, mCanLup2.hap1, whole genome shotgun sequence genomic segment:
- the IFRD1 gene encoding interferon-related developmental regulator 1, producing the protein MPKNKKRNAPHRGGSGGSGSGAAAATAATAGGQHRNVQPFSDEDASIETMSHCSGYSDPSSFAEDGPEVLDEEGTQEDLEYKLKGFIDLTLDKSAKTRQAALEGIKNALASKMLSELILERRMTLTDSIERCLKKGKSDEQRAAAALASVLCIQLGPGIESEEVLKTLGPILKKIICDGTASIQARQTCATCFGVCCFIATEDITELYSTLECLENVFTKSYLKEKDTNVICNTPNTGLHISSLLAWTLLLTICPISEVKKKLEMHFHKLPSLLSSDDVNMRIAAGESLALMFELARGMESDFFYEDMESLTQMLRALATDGNKHRAKVDKRKQRSVFRDILRAVEERDFPTETVKFGPERMYIDCWVKKHTYDTFKEVLGSGMQYHLQSNEFLRNVFELGPPVMLDAATLKTMKISRFERHLYNSAAFKARTKARSKCRDKRADVGEFF; encoded by the exons ATGCCGAAGAATAAGAAGCGGAACGCTCCCCACCGCGGTGGCAGTGGTGGCAGCGGCTCAGGGGCAGCTGCAGCGACGGCGGCGACAGCAG GTGGCCAACATCGAAACGTTCAACCTTTTAGTGATGAGGATGCATCGATTGAGACAATGAGCCATTGCAGTGGTTACAGCGATCCTTCCAGTTTTGCTGAAGATG GACCAGAAGTCCTTGATGAGGAAGGAACTCAAGAAGACTTAGAGTATAAATTGAAGGGATTCATTGACTTGACCCTGGATAAGAG tgcGAAGACCAGGCAAGCAGCTCTTGAAGGCATTAAAAATGCACTCGCTTCGAAAATGCTTTCTGAATTGATTCTGGAACGAAGAATGACTTTGACAGACAGCATTGAGCGCTGCCTGAAGAAAG GTAAGAGTGATGAGCAGCGTGCAGCTGCAGCATTAGCATCTGTTCTTTGTATTCAATTGGGCCCTGGAATTGAAAGTGAAGAGGTTTTAAAAACTCTTGGACCAatcctaaagaaaataatttgtgatgGAACAGCTAGTATCCAGGCTAGGCAAACA tgtgcaACTTGCTTTGGTGTTTGCTGTTTTATTGCTACAGAAGACATTACT GAGCTGTATTCAACATTGGAATGTTTGGAAAATGTCTTCACCAAGTCCTATCTAAAAGAGAAAGACACTAATGTTATTTGCAACACCCCTAATACAGGGCTTCATATCAGCTCGCTTCTTGCGTGGACATTATTATTGACCATATGCCCAATCAGTGAAGTGAAGAAAAAGCTCGAGAT GCATTTCCATAAACTTCCAAGCCTCCTCTCTTCTGATGATGTCAACATGAGAATAGCTGCTGGTGAATCTTTGGCACTTATGTTTGAATTGGCCAGAGGGATGGAGAGT GACTTTTTTTATGAAGACATGGAATCTTTGACTCAGATGCTTAGGGCTTTGGCTACAGATGGAAACAAGCACCGTGCCAAAGTGGACAAGAGAAAGCAGCGGTCAGTGTTCAGAGACATCCTGAGGGCAGTGGAG GAACGGGATTTTCCAACAGAAACTGTTAAATTTGGTCCTGAACGAATGTATATTGATTGCTGGGTCAAAAAACACACCTATGACACCTTTAAGGAAGTTCTTGGATCAGGGATGCAGTATCATTTGCAG TCCAATGAATTCCTTCGTAATGTATTTGAGCTTGGACCCCCCGTGATGCTTGATGCTGCAACACTTAAAACAATGAAGATCTCTCGTTTTGAAAgg CACCTGTATAACTCTGCAGCCTTCAAAGCTCGAACAAAAGCTCGAAGCAAATGTCGAGATAAGAGAGCAGATGTTGGAGAATTCTTCTAG
- the LOC140608638 gene encoding uncharacterized protein — protein MYRFRSQLFTGISAAATAHSYPRRFSPLLLAEDSPLSRPPHRRTSKKCSSIG, from the coding sequence ATGTATCGTTTCCGATCACAGCTCTTCACGGGGATTTCTGCTGCTGCCACCGCCCACTCGTACCCCCGCCGCTTCTCGCCTCTGTTGTTAGCCGAAGACTCGCCTCTTAGCCGCCCGCCGCACAGACGCACGAGTAAAAAGTGCAGCTCCATCGGCTGA